Genomic window (Geoalkalibacter ferrihydriticus DSM 17813):
CGTAAGGCGGGGCTTTTTCTGTGCGGGGAATAACTTTGCTATGGGATGGTCGCGGTGAAAACCGCGCTCTGTTCACCGCCTGGATTGACGATCTGCAGAGCGACCTGGCGTGGTTCGCGACTGACGGGGTAGCGGGTGTAGTGCAGGGTGCGACAGTCGATGACCTGAACGAATTCGGTGCTGGGACGCATGGCGGAAACTCCGCGAATCACCTCACCATTGACCAGCAGCCGGGAATTGAACTGGAAGTTTTTTCCGCTGATGATCACCTCGTAGTAGTTGACCTGGTCATCACCGATGGTCACGGACTGGATTTCGGGAATGTTGCTGACCTGGAGGCTGTGCGCAAGGGACGCTTTGCCGCTGGGGCTGACCACCTGGACCCGGTGCATGCCGCCGGGCAGAGGGGGCAGAAGGAAGGAGATTTCCTCCGCCCCGACCGACTCCACGGGAACTGCTGCCTCGTTCACCAGAACCTGAGCCCCGGGCTGGAAATAGCGGCCGCTGATCACGACCTGGCGTTCGTCCTCGTGGGTGCATTCGTCCATGCGCGTCGGACTCAAGCCCTGAATCCAGGGAGCGGGCTCCACCATACGAAACGTAAAACCGGCAGGCGAGGTGTCAGCGGCACTGCGCGCCAACACCAGATAGTCTCCTTCGGGCAGAGCCGGCGCGGTAAAAACCAGGCGATTGTTCTCGTGTTGATCCGGCAGGAGAATCTCACTGCCGAAGAGAATTTCGACGTCGGTGGGAAAGGGTCCGCCTGTGATCGCGACCCGTGCGCCGGGTTCTCCAGCCGACGGCGAAAGGGAGCGGATTTCAAGGGCGCCTGCTACGGTTGTCCAGACGGCGCAAAGAAGCAGGCTGTAGAAAACAATCAGAACATTCTTCATCGGCGTTCACCCTTGGTTTGCGATGTAATCCTGTTCAGCGTGCGGCGCGGGCCGCGGCTGCATCGTTTGCGGCGCGGACATTCACCGCGGCACGTTGGGGCGTTGCATCTTGCTCGGTTCGGTTTTTATTGTGATTTTAGCTTAGCAGACCATGCCGGTGTGGCAACTCAAGGCCCTTTTCCTGGTTCAGTTCATGCGTTCGGCCAGAAGCAGCCAGGTGCCGAAGAGTAAAAACAGGATGTTGACGCTCCAGGCCGCGGCCGGTGGTGGCAGCAAACCGGCATAGCCCATAGCCATGCTGACCGCATGCAGCATGTGATAACTGAACCCGATGGCCACGGTCAGTGCGACACCCAGGGCGACGCGGCTGTTGCGTCCCTTTTGCAGGGCAAAGGGGATGCCGAGGAAAGCCATGATCAGGGTGGCGAAAGGCGTCGCCAATCGGTTGTGCATGTCAACGGTGAAACGACGAGGATCGTAACCTTCGCTGCGCAGCACCGCCGCGCGCTGTTTAAGTTGTCGAAAATTGAGTTCCTCGGATTCGATGCGCGCACTGCGAAAATTCTCCGGTCCTCTGCTCAGGGGCAGGGAGGTATTGCTCAGGCGCTCGGCGGAGAGTAATTGGCCACCGCCCGGGGAAAAGCGAAAATGCTGAATTTCCGGAGCCTCCCAGGCTTCACCGGTATGTTGGGTCTCGGGGGCCTCGATGCGCTCGACAAGGCGGAATTCTTCGTCAAACCGAAACAGGGAGACTCCTTGCAGCCGATCTTCCTCGGGCTGGACCAGGCGCACGTTGATGATGTGATCACCCTCGCGCAGCCACAGGCGATCAAGTTTATACATTACGGCCGGTCGGCCGTGAACGCGCGTTTCCCATATTTCGTTGGTGGTTCTGACACTCAGGGGCACCAGCAACTCGCTAAGCAGCAAAATGAGCAGGGAAATGAGCCCCGCAGTGCCCAGGAGTGGCGCGGCAATGCGTAGCAGGCTGACTCCGCCCGCCCAGAGGGCGGTCAGCTCACTGGTGCGGGAGAGCCCGCCAATGGTCATGAAGGCACCCATGAGGACCGCCATGGGCGCGATCTGTACCGCGATCAGTGGAACCTTTGCGGCGAAATAGACGAAATAGATCTCCAGGGGGACCCGCTGTTCCAGAAGATTGTCGACTTTTTCGAAAAAATCGACCAGCAGGTAGAGGCCCACGAAGGCCGCCAGGGACAGGCCGAATACCTGGAAGAAGCGGCGCAGGATGTAGCGGTTGATTAGATTCACCGCAGCCTCCTGGTGCGCCAGCGGGTGGCCAGGCGCCGCCCCCATTCATCCAAGCGATCAAATACGGCCAACCTTTTTTCCTGTGCCGTCATGCGCAGCAGGGCAATGCCCGCAGCCAGAAAGGCCAGATTGGGCACCCACATGGCCGCGACCGGCGGCACCAGGCCTTCCTGTCCCAGTGTTTCGGCAAAGGAGAAGATCAGGTAATAGGCGAGAAAAACGCCCAGGGCCAGAGCGAAGCCGCCTCCCCGGCTGGAGCGTTGCGACTGAATGCCTAGTGGAATACCCACCAGCGCGAAGAGCAGGGGAGCCAGGGGCATGACCAGACGTTGGTGGCGTTCCACTAGCAATTTAAGGCGGTTTTCTTCGTCGGCCTGTTCGATCGCCCGACTTAGTTCGGCCAGTGTCATTTCGCTCTCGCGTTTTTGGCGTTCGCGAAAATTGCGCAGTTCCTGCCCAAGATCGAGTTGGATGTCATAGTTGTCAAAATCGATGATCTGGTAGACGCTCTCGTCCCTGCGCTCAAGAAGACGATGAATCGCCCCCTGCTGCAGACGCAGGGTCAGAGTAAAGGCCTGTTCATCGGACAGGGCGCGACCGCTGCGTGCCAGGATGACAGCCGGTTCTTTGCCGACACGCTCGTCGGAAATGAATAAACCCTGCATCACCCCGCTACGCTCGTCAATGCTGTTGGCATAGAGCACCAGCCCGTCGAATTCATCATTGAAAATCCGGGGCTCCACTCCAACGGTGGCACGGGCGTGGGCGATTTCGAAAACCTGATCGCGAAACGCCCGCTTGCCCTGAGGCTGGGCGTAGAAAGTCAGCAAGGCGGTTAGGGTTGAAACTGCGACCGCCAGCACCATGACAGGCTTGGCCATGTCGTAAAGACTGACTCCGGAAGCCTTGAGCGCGACAATCTCGGCGTCGGCCGAAAGACGACCGAAGCCGAGAAGAACAGCTAGTAAAAAGGCCAGAGGCAGGGTCAAGACAAGGAAAGAGGGAAGTAGGAGCGCGAATAGCTTGAGGATGTCGGAGAGGGGCACACCCTTGTTCAGCACCAGTTCGACCAGCCGCAATAGGCGTCCCATCAGCAGGACAAAGGTAAAAATCATCACCCCGAGAAGAAAGGGGGCGAGGGTTTCCCTGAGAATATAAAAATGGCGTTTGTGGAAGGGCATGGCGAGCCATCTTAATCGAGTTGTCGGCAGCTTGTAAACTAGCAAATGCCCCCTTTTTCTCTTGCTCTTGCTGCTGGGCCCATGCTATACACTCGTGGTTATTTAAAACGCACGTTCCCGGAGGTCTTTGTGGGTGCCGACTCGTTCGGTCACGAAGGGCAAGGAAGGGGGCGGAGGCAAACAACCCGTATCAGGAGATCAAGACATGGCCCAAATCAGTATGAAGCAGCTTCTTGAAGCCGGTGTGCATTTCGGACACCAAACGCGCCGCTGGAACCCCAAAATGAAGCCGTATATCTTCGGGGCGCGTAACGGCATCTACATTATCGATCTACAGAAGACCGTTCGCTATTTCAAAACCGCCTACAGCTTTCTTGCCGAAACCGTCAAGAACGGTGATAAGGTTTTGTTCGTCGGTACCAAAAAGCAGGCCCAGGATGCCATTCAGGAAGAGGCATTGCGTGGCGGCCAGTACTTTGTCAACAACCGCTGGCTCGGCGGTATGCTCACCAACTTCGTCACCATTAAGGGTAGCATCGATCGCCTCAAAAAGATTGAGGCGATGGCGGAAGACGGCACCTACGATCTATTGACTAAGAAAGAAGTGCTCAATCTCGAGCGCGAAAGAGTCAAGCTGGAAAGAAGTCTCGGCGGGATCAAGACCATGACCAAGGCGCCCGGAGCGCTGTTCGTGATCGATCCCAAAAAAGAGCACATTGCCGTCAAGGAAGCTCGCAAACTCGGTATCCCCGTGGTGGCTGTGGTCGACACCAACTGCGATCCTGACGATATCGACTATATCATCCCCGGCAACGATGACGCCATTCGCGCTATTCGCCTGTTTACCTCACGCATGGCCGATGCGTGCGCCGAAGGTGCGCAGGCCCGTGAAGCCATGCTGCGCAGCGAGGCCGAAGGCGCTGACGCCGGGCAGGAAGCCGCCGATGCTGAAGCCGTTGCTGCGGAAGTCAAGGCAGAGCCTGCTGCTCAGGCTTGATCCCTTGTCTCTTTGATGTTTTTCAAAAGGCGGTTTCTGTGGAAGGAACCGCCTTTTCCCATCCTATCGCAATTGTTTTTCACACACATTTCCGACGGCTGTGGCCGTCCACGATTGGGAGGTTGACCTGTGGGTATTACTGCTTCGATGGTTGCCGAACTGCGCGACAAGACCGGCGCCGGCATGATGGATTGCAAGAAAGCTCTGACCGAGGCCGGCGGCAATATGGAAGAGGCTGTCGATCTGCTGCGCAAGAAAGGCCTTTCCGCCGCCGCCAAGAAGTCCGGCCGGGTGGCCGCCGAAGGGTTGATTGCCGCCGCCGGTGAAGGTGCAAGCGGGGTGCTGGTTGAGGTTAATGCCGAAACTGACTTCGTTGCTAAAAACGATGCATTTCAGAAATTTACCGCTGCCGTTGCCGAGGTGGTGCTGCGCGAGGCTCCCGCTGATGTCGAGGCGCTCAAGGCCCTGGCTTTTCCCGGGACGGATCGTAGTGTGGGCGAAGAGTTGACGCACCAGATCGCCACCATCGGGGAAAATATGAATATCCGGCGCTTTGTTCGATTCGAAGCGACTCCCGGCGTGGTCGCTTCCTATGTCCACGGTGGTGGAAAGATCGGCACCCTGGTGGAACTGAAAACCGAACAGGATCAGTCCGAAGATGTTCGGTCTCTGGCGAAGCAGTTGGCCATGCATGTGGCCGCAGCCAATCCCCAGTACCTGGTGCGCGATGAGGTGCCCGCCGATGTGCTTGATCGCGAGCGTGACATCATGGCGACTAAAGCCAAAGAGA
Coding sequences:
- a CDS encoding IPT/TIG domain-containing protein codes for the protein MKNVLIVFYSLLLCAVWTTVAGALEIRSLSPSAGEPGARVAITGGPFPTDVEILFGSEILLPDQHENNRLVFTAPALPEGDYLVLARSAADTSPAGFTFRMVEPAPWIQGLSPTRMDECTHEDERQVVISGRYFQPGAQVLVNEAAVPVESVGAEEISFLLPPLPGGMHRVQVVSPSGKASLAHSLQVSNIPEIQSVTIGDDQVNYYEVIISGKNFQFNSRLLVNGEVIRGVSAMRPSTEFVQVIDCRTLHYTRYPVSREPRQVALQIVNPGGEQSAVFTATIP
- the lptG gene encoding LPS export ABC transporter permease LptG, whose translation is MNLINRYILRRFFQVFGLSLAAFVGLYLLVDFFEKVDNLLEQRVPLEIYFVYFAAKVPLIAVQIAPMAVLMGAFMTIGGLSRTSELTALWAGGVSLLRIAAPLLGTAGLISLLILLLSELLVPLSVRTTNEIWETRVHGRPAVMYKLDRLWLREGDHIINVRLVQPEEDRLQGVSLFRFDEEFRLVERIEAPETQHTGEAWEAPEIQHFRFSPGGGQLLSAERLSNTSLPLSRGPENFRSARIESEELNFRQLKQRAAVLRSEGYDPRRFTVDMHNRLATPFATLIMAFLGIPFALQKGRNSRVALGVALTVAIGFSYHMLHAVSMAMGYAGLLPPPAAAWSVNILFLLFGTWLLLAERMN
- the lptF gene encoding LPS export ABC transporter permease LptF, translated to MPFHKRHFYILRETLAPFLLGVMIFTFVLLMGRLLRLVELVLNKGVPLSDILKLFALLLPSFLVLTLPLAFLLAVLLGFGRLSADAEIVALKASGVSLYDMAKPVMVLAVAVSTLTALLTFYAQPQGKRAFRDQVFEIAHARATVGVEPRIFNDEFDGLVLYANSIDERSGVMQGLFISDERVGKEPAVILARSGRALSDEQAFTLTLRLQQGAIHRLLERRDESVYQIIDFDNYDIQLDLGQELRNFRERQKRESEMTLAELSRAIEQADEENRLKLLVERHQRLVMPLAPLLFALVGIPLGIQSQRSSRGGGFALALGVFLAYYLIFSFAETLGQEGLVPPVAAMWVPNLAFLAAGIALLRMTAQEKRLAVFDRLDEWGRRLATRWRTRRLR
- the rpsB gene encoding 30S ribosomal protein S2 produces the protein MAQISMKQLLEAGVHFGHQTRRWNPKMKPYIFGARNGIYIIDLQKTVRYFKTAYSFLAETVKNGDKVLFVGTKKQAQDAIQEEALRGGQYFVNNRWLGGMLTNFVTIKGSIDRLKKIEAMAEDGTYDLLTKKEVLNLERERVKLERSLGGIKTMTKAPGALFVIDPKKEHIAVKEARKLGIPVVAVVDTNCDPDDIDYIIPGNDDAIRAIRLFTSRMADACAEGAQAREAMLRSEAEGADAGQEAADAEAVAAEVKAEPAAQA
- the tsf gene encoding translation elongation factor Ts, giving the protein MGITASMVAELRDKTGAGMMDCKKALTEAGGNMEEAVDLLRKKGLSAAAKKSGRVAAEGLIAAAGEGASGVLVEVNAETDFVAKNDAFQKFTAAVAEVVLREAPADVEALKALAFPGTDRSVGEELTHQIATIGENMNIRRFVRFEATPGVVASYVHGGGKIGTLVELKTEQDQSEDVRSLAKQLAMHVAAANPQYLVRDEVPADVLDRERDIMATKAKESGKPDNIIPKIVEGQLNKFYGDICLTEQAYVIDPDQKVEQVVKALAKQLGVDVKLTRFARFQLGEGLEKKADDFAAEVAALTK